AAGCGGCCGGCGACGAGCCGAAAAAGGTCAGCGGCCATCTGGCGGCAAGCAAGGCCAATGTGGAAGCTTCGCCCGTGATCGAAAAGAAAGCGCCAGCGAAGAAAGCCACCGCTGCCACCGCCGCCAAGAAAGCCCCGGCGAAAAAAACCACCGCTTCCAAAGCCGTCGGCAAGACCGTGAAAGTCGCGCCTACCAAGACCGAAGCAGCTGCCGTGAAAGCGCTGAAAGCGCTGCCGGAGAAAAAAGTGCGCGCCCCACGCGCGGCCAAGCCGGCAGCCGATGCTGCACCGGCAAAAACCGTGATCAAGCGTATCAAAAAAGTCGAAGCGTAAGCCTCGATGCAGCTCATCATCGCTGCGGTCGGCCATAAAATGCCGGCCTGGATAGAGACGGGCTTCGCGGAATACGCGAAGCGCATGCCGCCGGAATTGCGCATCGTGCTGAAAGAAATCAAGCCGGTGGAGCGCTCCGGCAGCAAGACCGCCGCCACGGCGATGGCGCTCGAACGCGAGCGCATCGAAGCCGTCCTGCCCAAGGGCGTGCGCATCATCGCCCTCGACGAACGCGGCAAGGATCTGACCAGCGTCGGCCTGTCGCAGCAATTGATGGCGTGGCAGCAGGATGGCCGCGACACGGCTTTCCTGATCGGCGGGGCCGACGGCCTCGATCCGCAACTCAAGGCGCGTGCCGAAGGCATGCTGCGCATTTCCAGCATGACCTTGCCGCACGGCGTGGTGCGCGTGATCCTCGCCGAGCAGCTCTATCGTGCCTGGTCGATCACGCAAAACCACCCCTACCACCGTGTCTGAACTCCCCCATGAAAACGGCTGATCACAAGATCTACCTCGCCTCCAAAAGCCCGCGCCGGCGAGAACTGCTGCGCCAGATCGGCATCGATTTCGAATTGCTGCTGCTGCGCAGCGACGGCCCGCGCGGCGCCGACGTCACCGAGGAAGTCCTCCCCGGCGAATCGGCGCTCGACTATGTCGCCCGCGTGTCGAATGAAAAAGCCGCCTTCGCCTGGGACCTGGTGCGCCGCCGCCACCTGACCCCGCGCCCCGTGCTGGCGGCCGACACCACCGTCACCATCGACGGCGTCATCCTCGGCAAGCCGGCCGACCGGGCGGAAGCTGTGGCGATGCTGCAGCAGCTGTCGGGCCGCACGCACGAGGTGCTGACCTCGATCGCCGTGCACTACAAGGATTTCGCCGAACAGCGCACGCAGGTGTCGCAAGTGCGCTTCGGCGTGCTCTCGCCCGCCTCGATCGCCGCCTATTGCGCCACGCCGGAACCCTACGACAAGGCCGGCGGCTACGGCATTCAGGGCAGCGCCGCGCTGTTCGTCGAGCATATCGAAGGCAGCCATTCCGGCATCATGGGCCTGCCCCTGTACGAAACCGCACAGTTGCTACGGCTGGCAGGTTTGCCCCTGCCCTGATCCCGGGTATGATGTCATTCGTTGCCTCCACTCCCGCGCCCCCATGAACGAAGACATCCTGATCAATATCACGCCGCAAGAAACGCGCGTCGCCCTCATCCTGCAGGGCGCCGTGCAGGAATTGCACATCGAGCGCACGCTCACGCGCGGCCTGGCCGGCAATGTGTACTCCGGCAAAGTGGTGCGGGTGTTGCCGGGCATGCAGTCGGCCTTCATCGACATCGGCCTGGAGCGCGCCGCCTTCCTGCACGTGGCCGACATCTGGGAAGCGCGCGGCCACGACGGCCAGAATGCGACGCCGGCGCCGATCGAAAAAATCCTGTTTGACGGCCAGGTGCTGACGGTGCAGGTGATCAAGGACCCGATCGGCACCAAGGGCGCGCGCCTGTCGACGCAGATTTCCATCGCCGGGCGCATGCTGGTCTATCTGCCGCAAGACAAGCACATCGGCATCTCGCAGAAAATCGAAAAGGAAGCGGAGCGCGAACAGCTGCGCGTGCGCCTGCAAAGCCTGCTGCCGCCCGATGAAAAAGGCGGCTACATCGTGCGCACCATGGCCGAAGACGCATCCGACGCAGACCTGAAGGCCGACGTCGACTACCTGAGAAAAACCTGGAGCACCATCACGCACGGCGCGCGCACGCGTCCCGCCACCAGCCTGCTGCACCAGGACTTGAGCCTGGCGCAACGCGTGCTGCGCGACTTCGTCGGTGATGAAACGGCCACCATCCAGGTCGATTCGCGCGAAAACTATGTAAAACTGCGCGAATTCGCGGAAATCTACACGCCCAGCGAACTGACGCGCCTGCAGCACTACACGGGCGAGCGCCCCCTGTTCGACCTGTACGGCGTGGAAGAAGAGATTTTGCGCGCGCTGGGCCGCCGCGTGGATTTGAAGTCCGGCGGCTACCTGATCGTCGACCAGACGGAAGCGATGACCACCATCGACGTCAACACGGGCGGTTTTGTCGGCG
This window of the Janthinobacterium agaricidamnosum genome carries:
- the rlmH gene encoding 23S rRNA (pseudouridine(1915)-N(3))-methyltransferase RlmH encodes the protein MQLIIAAVGHKMPAWIETGFAEYAKRMPPELRIVLKEIKPVERSGSKTAATAMALERERIEAVLPKGVRIIALDERGKDLTSVGLSQQLMAWQQDGRDTAFLIGGADGLDPQLKARAEGMLRISSMTLPHGVVRVILAEQLYRAWSITQNHPYHRV
- a CDS encoding Maf family protein, whose translation is MKTADHKIYLASKSPRRRELLRQIGIDFELLLLRSDGPRGADVTEEVLPGESALDYVARVSNEKAAFAWDLVRRRHLTPRPVLAADTTVTIDGVILGKPADRAEAVAMLQQLSGRTHEVLTSIAVHYKDFAEQRTQVSQVRFGVLSPASIAAYCATPEPYDKAGGYGIQGSAALFVEHIEGSHSGIMGLPLYETAQLLRLAGLPLP
- the rng gene encoding ribonuclease G, with protein sequence MNEDILINITPQETRVALILQGAVQELHIERTLTRGLAGNVYSGKVVRVLPGMQSAFIDIGLERAAFLHVADIWEARGHDGQNATPAPIEKILFDGQVLTVQVIKDPIGTKGARLSTQISIAGRMLVYLPQDKHIGISQKIEKEAEREQLRVRLQSLLPPDEKGGYIVRTMAEDASDADLKADVDYLRKTWSTITHGARTRPATSLLHQDLSLAQRVLRDFVGDETATIQVDSRENYVKLREFAEIYTPSELTRLQHYTGERPLFDLYGVEEEILRALGRRVDLKSGGYLIVDQTEAMTTIDVNTGGFVGGRNFADTIFKTNLEAAHAIARQLRLRNLGGIIILDFIDMDNAEHRNAVLAELKRTLSRDRTKVSVSNFSPLGLVEMTRKRTRESLAHILCEPCPACAGKGQVKTSRTICYEILRELLREAKQFNPREFRILASQEVVDLFLEEESQHLAMLGDFIGKKISLQVENAYHQEQYDVILM